The following are from one region of the Candidatus Palauibacter soopunensis genome:
- a CDS encoding VirB3 family type IV secretion system protein, producing MRGPTRWPGYAALNRPLTVLGVERRLFLLGATLSVAVWNATASLMAGGLVFAGCYGAGWLAGRKDPAMLAVLRAAARHPARFDPGKWAAEPWHLKIPGGGR from the coding sequence ATGCGGGGACCGACCCGCTGGCCGGGCTACGCCGCGCTCAACCGCCCGCTCACCGTGCTGGGCGTCGAGCGGCGGCTGTTCCTGCTGGGCGCGACGCTCTCGGTCGCGGTGTGGAACGCGACCGCTTCGCTGATGGCCGGCGGGCTGGTATTCGCCGGCTGCTACGGCGCGGGCTGGCTCGCCGGCCGGAAGGATCCGGCGATGCTCGCGGTGCTCCGGGCGGCGGCGCGCCATCCCGCGCGGTTCGATCCCGGCAAGTGGGCGGCGGAGCCCTGGCACCTGAAGATCCCGGGGGGCGGCAGGTGA
- a CDS encoding AlpA family phage regulatory protein, producing the protein MGDERTKPATRFLRISEVQARTSLGRSTIYRWAAEDRFPAPVLLGGRVARWIEAEIEEWAEKWVEKSRGGSAPDATND; encoded by the coding sequence ATGGGCGATGAGCGGACGAAGCCGGCGACCCGTTTCCTGCGGATCTCGGAGGTGCAGGCCCGGACGAGCCTGGGGCGGAGCACGATCTACCGCTGGGCGGCCGAGGACCGCTTTCCGGCGCCCGTCCTGCTGGGGGGGCGCGTGGCGCGCTGGATCGAGGCCGAGATCGAGGAATGGGCCGAGAAGTGGGTGGAGAAGAGCCGGGGCGGGAGCGCCCCGGATGCGACGAACGACTGA
- a CDS encoding TrbC/VirB2 family protein produces the protein MRTLSRTLRTAAWNAALLVLAPGALLAQGTSPWVDAVNELQTQFTGPIARGLSLIAIVVGGLMFAFGEGGSKRTLAGIIFGIGMAVGAVNFLGWLF, from the coding sequence ATGAGAACGTTGTCGAGAACGCTGCGAACGGCGGCCTGGAACGCCGCGCTGCTGGTGTTGGCGCCCGGCGCGCTGCTGGCCCAGGGCACGAGCCCGTGGGTCGACGCGGTGAACGAGCTTCAGACGCAGTTCACGGGCCCGATCGCGCGCGGACTGTCGCTGATCGCGATCGTGGTGGGCGGGCTGATGTTCGCGTTCGGCGAGGGCGGGAGCAAGCGCACGCTGGCCGGGATCATCTTCGGGATCGGCATGGCCGTGGGCGCGGTGAACTTCCTCGGCTGGCTGTTCTGA